The genomic interval TCTTGGAAATCGAGGAATCTACCCATCTCTGGGCCGCAGACTGGATATCTACGTGTTGAGACGGCGTCACATCGTCAGACGTGGTGAAGTAGCTCGGCAGCTTCTTGTCTTCGTCGTCAGAGAACGGCATTGCCCCCGAATTGACCATGTGGCGGTACGCCAGCAGCTCGAAAGAGAATACGTCAACTTTCTCTTTAGTCTTTCGGCCTTCACGGATGATGTTCCGGGCATAATGGTGCGAGAAGCTCGGCTCAATACCGTTACTGGCGTTGTTGGCCAGTGACAGGCTGATGGTGCCAGTCGGCGCGATCGAGGTGTGGTGGGTGAAGCGACCGCCTTTCTCGGCCAGTTCTTCCACCAGCTTCGGCTCAACGCTGGCGATCTGCTGCATGTACTTGCTGTACTTGGCGTGCAGGACGCGGCCCTTGAGTTTGTCGCCCAGCTTGTAGCCGTCCTCAGACAGCTGGGGGCACTTGCTCAGCATCTTGGGTGTGATTTCGAATTCGTCGTTCATAATCGGAGCGACACCCTTTTCTTCGGCCAGGGTCAGCGACTGGCGCCAGCCCTCTACGGCCATCTCGCGCACCACTTCCTCGGTGAACTGGACGGATTCTTCAGAACCGTAAGGCATACGCAGCATCGCCAGTGTGGAGCCCAGGCCCAGGATGCCCATGCCGTGACGGCGCTTGTAGGTGATTTCGTGGCGCTGCTCTTCCAGCGGCAGGCCGTTGATCTCAACCACGTTATCCAGCATACGGGTGAAGATGCCGACAACCTTGCGGTACTTCTCGTAGTTGAAGCTGGCTTTGTCAGTGAACGGGTAGTCCACGAACATCGTCAGGTTCACCGAGCCCAGCAGGCAGCTGCCATAAGGAGGCAGTGGTTGCTCGCCACAGGGGTTGGTAGCGCGAATGTCCTCGCAGAACCAGTTGTTGTTCATCTGGTTGACCTTGTCGATCAGGATGAAGCCAGGCTCAGCGTAATCGTAGGTGGAGGTCATGATGGTGTCCCAGATGAACTGGGCTTTCAGGGTGCGGTAGATCCGGCACGCCACTTTGCCTTCATCATTGACCACGTAACCCTTGAGGATCGGGAAGTCGCGGTACACGAACTGGCTGGCATCGGTCAGATCCAGACCTTCGTCTTCAACTTCTTTCTGGGTGACCGGAAATGACAGGTGCCAGTCATCGTCGTTACGAACGGCTTCAATGAAGTCTTCGGTGATCAGCAGCGACAGGTTGAACTGGCGCAGGCGGCCGTCTTCACGCTTGGCCTGGATGAAATCGATGACGTCCGGGTGGTGCACGTCAAAAGTGGCCATCTGGGCGCCGCGGCGGCCACCGGCGGAAGACACGGTGAAGCACATGCGGTCGAAGATATCCATGAACGACAGCGGGCCGGATGTGGTCGCGCCGGCGCCGGCAACGTAGGCACCTTTCGGGCGCAGCGTGGAAAACTCATAACCAATGCCGCAGCCCGCTTTCAGGGTCAGGCCTGCTTCGTGGTTCTTTTCCAGGATATCGTTCATGGAATCCTGAACAGAACCGGACACGGTGCAGTTGATGGTTGAGGTGGCAGGCTTGTGGGCTTCGGCCCCGGCGTTGGAGGTGATGCGTCCGGCCGGAATGGCACCGTGCTGAAGAGCCCAGACAAAGTCTTTCTTGTGCTTTTCGCGTACAGATTTGTCTTCTACTTCGGACAGGGCTTTCGCTACGCGTTCGTACGTCGCTTTAATGTCCTTGTCGACAGGCTCGCCAGTCTTGGTTTTCAGCTGATATTTGCTGTTCCAGATGTCGAGTGAAGCTTCCTGCATCGGAATCGTAGTTACCACTGCCTGTGCCTTAGCGTTCATTGCCACCCTCGGAATTTCCAGTATGTCTTCTTTTGACAGCGCCGTCCTTGTGACAGCACTGCACCCCTTGATTTTCTCACAAACCGGCTCTGAATCTGGTGCGTTAGTGACCACTATATATGGTGGTTGTTTCTTGAACAAAAACGCGCCTGGATGTGCCGGTATCTATCTCTGATCGTTGTTGTTGGCCCGGTGGGGGCCGTTTATCAGTCCGCCTGGCGGCGGTCAGCTGTTTCGAATCTGGGCCCTATATATGGGCTTAATTTCAAAAAGTATAACAGGATATTGTGTTCTGTGAAGAAGATCGGAACTATTGAATAGCGTTGAGGCGCAAAGAAAATCAATCGCTCTTCGGTTGCAACGGTGAAAATCACCGTAAAACCACGGCTTGCGGGCAATTATTCATAAACACTACATCTTGTGTTTAAAAAATGGGCGGGTAAGCACTTATCATTTTAGGAAAGGTTGATCAGGAAAGCCCGATGTCGGGCTGGTGGCGATTCGAAGGCAATAAGCACCTCCAGCTGTCGCCAGCCAGCCCGCAGCAGGTCGTTTAGCCGAGCAGCAAACTGTCATCATCCACTGATAGCCCGCGCTGTTTTTCGAACAGCCCCAGCAGGTCCTTTACTTCCAGTCCTTCTCGTTCCTTGCCGGCTATGTCGAACACAACCTGCCCCTGGTGCAGCATCACCGTGCGGCTGCCAACTTCCAGGGCCTGCTTCATGCTGTGCGTGACCATGAGGGCCGTCAGCTGCTGTTCTTCAATGATCTGGGTGGTCAGTTCCAGCACGAATGCCGCCGTTTTGGGATCCAGCGCTGCCGTGTGCTCATCGAGCAGCAGAATACTGGAAGGCGTAAGGCTGGCCATCAGCAGACTCACAGCCTGGCGCTGGCCACCGGAGAGCAGGCCCATCTTGTCGCCCAGGCGGTTTTCGAGCCCGAGGTTGAGTGACGACAGGCTGTCCCGGAACTGCTCCAGATACTGTTTCTTGACCGCAGCAGTCAGGCCACGGCGTTGACCGCGTTTAATGGCCAGTGCCAGGTTTTCTTCAATGGACAGGGCCTCGCAGGTTCCCGCTAGAGGGTCCTGGAATACCCGGGCAACCTGGCCTGCGCGTTTGTGAGTGGACAGCTTGGTGACATCGGTGTTATCGACGATGATTTCGCCACTGTCCACCAGCACCTCTCCGGAAAGGGCGTTAAGAAAGGTGGACTTGCCGGCTCCGTTACTGCCAATGACAGTAACGAACTCACCCTGATTGACTGTCAGGCTCATGCCCCGCAGCGCGGGGTTCTCCAGTGGAGTTCCCTTGCCGAAGGTAAGTCGGAGATCGCTTGTACTGATCATGTCGCCTCCTCAGGCCTTGTTGCGGGTCAGTTTGCCGATCACAGAGGTACGGACTCCGGGCAGCACGATGGCCAGGGTGACCAGTACGGCAGTGATCAGGTTCAGATCCTGGGCTTGAAGGCCAAGAAAATCGGCATTCAGAGCAAAGGCTATGGCCAGGCGGTAAATGATGGCGCCAACAACGCACGCGAGCAGGGCACGCACGACCGTTGACGGGGTAATCACTGCTTCACCTCCAATCAGGGAGGCCAGGCCAATGACGATAACGCCAACGCCCATAGTGACATCGGCTGCGCCCTGACTCTGGGCAAACAGCGCACCGGCGAGGCCCACAAGGCCATTGGACAGGGCGACACCCAGTACAATCATGGCGCCGGTGGCGATACCCTGAGCGCGAGCCATTCGCGGATTTGCGCCGGTGGCACGCATGGCCAGGCCGGTTTCCGATTTCATGAAGCGCCACAACAGAATCAGGGATACGGTCACCACAATCACGAACAGCAGTACAGGAACAAGGTGGTAAGCCAGGTCCAGGTTATACCAGGGGGTGAGTACTGTTTCTTCGGTCAGCAGGGCTACGTTGGGCCGGCCCATGATGCGCAGGTTCACGGAATAGAGCGCGATCATGGTCAGGATCGAGGCCAGCAGGTTCAGGATTTTCAGCTTGACGTTGAGCAGGGCGGTGACTGCACCTGCCGCCATACCGGCCAAAATAGCCGCTCCGGTAGCAATCCATGGGTTCCAGCCTGCGATGATCAGAATGGCTGCAACAGCCGCACCGAGTGGGAAGCTGCCATCCACGGTAAGGTCGGGGAAGTCGAGAACCCGGAATGAGATGTAGATGCCAAAGGCGACCAGGCCATAGATGAGACCGGTCTCAATGGCGCCGTATAGTGCGATTTCACTAAGCATGGGTAATATTCACTGTGAAAGAAAACGGGCGGGCCCTTGTGGGGTCCGCCCGTTTTGGTCGAGCGTTACTTGTCGTTCTTGACGACTTCTTTGGCGTCCTGGATCAGGTCATCCGACAGGGTAATTCCCATCCGCTCGGCGGCGGCGGGATTCACAAACAGGTCCAGGGTGTCCATGGTTTCAACCGGCATATCGCCAGGTTTGTTGCCATTCAAAACCCGGGCAACCATAGCGCCGGTCTGGCGGCCGTGATTGTAATAGTTGAAGCCAAGAGCTGCTACCGCACCGCGGGAAACCGTGGCTGTGTCGGCGGCAAATACCGGGATGCTGGCACGTTCGCCGACAGAAATGACGGCTTCCACAGCGCTGATCACGGTGTTGTCAGTGGTCAGATAAATGGCATCGACTTCTCCAACCAGGGAGCGGGATGCACCGAGCACTTCTGAGGTTTTAGTGGCGGCAGCCTTGACCAGTTCCAGATCTCGCGCGGCGAGACGCTCTTCCAGCAGGTTTACCAGAGAAACCGCGTTGGCCTCACCCGGGTTATAGACTGTGCCGATACGCTTGGCGTCTGGCATGACGCGCAGGAGCATATCAAGGTGCTTGTCGATCGGCAGCATGTCGCTTACGCCGGAAATGTTGGTGCCGGACGCTTCGAGGGCGGGCACCAGCTTGGCGCCGACCGGATCGGTAACTGCAGAGAAAATAACGGGGACGTTGCGTGCTGCGGCAGCGACCGTCTGGGCCGACGGAGTCGCAATCGCAACAATCACATCGGGGCTGTCACCCACAAATTTACGGGCAATCTGGGAGGCGATAGCCGAGTTGCCTTGAGCACTTTCGTGCATCACCTTCAGGTTTTCACCTTCCTTGAAGCCCTGCGCCGCAAGTTCGTCTTTTACGCCCTGATAAACAGCATCCAGTGCCGGATGCTCGACTATCTGGGTGATGGCTACGGTACGAACGTCCTGAGCCTGCACCAGGCCTGCTGCTGCCAGCAGTGTTGCACCAATCAGGGTGCGCAGAGTTCTCTTGGCCATATGCCTGTGTCTCCGAGTCAGTGTCTGGTTATGGTAGGGTTTTGATGTTCAATGCTATTTAGGTGTTCATCACGATAAAGGTGCGCAAGTTTATCACAGGCGGACGGGATTCTGGGTAGGGATTGTGGGGCCGGCAGAAGCGGCGCAGGTCAGCGTACTGGAAAGTTGTGAACTGGAATAGTTTTGCGTGCGTCACACTTTGAAGGGCGATTGTGTGTTGAAATACACTACGAAAGTCTAATAATAGTCCCTAACAATTCGAACAACGAATGCAAGGAAGATCCATGGACACAACAAGCAAGCTTCCCCTGGATATGGTCTATCACTGGGAGAACACGAAGGCGAACTCCCTTTACATGACCCAGCCAATTGGTGATGGGAAAGTGGTGGAGTATACCTGGGGCAGAGCGGTAGATGAGGCTCGGCGTGTTGCGGCTTATCTGAAGTCGCTTAACCTCCCGGAAAAAAGCCGGATTGGACTGATCTCCAAGAACTGCGCCCAATGGGTAATGACTGACTGGGCCATCTGGATGGCTGGTCACATTTCTGTGCCTCTATACCCAACCCTGAATGCCGACACCGTCAATTACATCCTGAATCATGCCGAGTGCGATGTGCTGTTCGTCGGCAAGCTCGACGACTGGGATATGATGAAGCCTGGGGTGCCGGAGTCAGTGCGCTGCATCTCCTTCCCGCTGAGCCCACCCAATGATTTCGAATCCTGGGATGACATAGTTGCGAAGTACCCACCGCTGGAAGAGAACATACATCGCGATCCGGACGAGTTGGCGACCATTGTTTACACCTCCGGCAGCACAGGACGTCCCAAAGGCGTCATGCTGAGCTTCCGTAACATGGCCTTCTCTGCTGAAGGTGGAACGCAAGTGCTGGGTGTGGGTTCGGAAGAGCGGATGCTTTCCTATCTGCCCCTGGCCCACGTATTTGAACGAACTTTCGTTGAGCTTGGTTCACTATATACCGGTTTCCAGCTGTATTTCGCAGAGTCCCTGGATACCTTTGTTCAGGACCTACAGCGCGCTCAGCCCACGCTGTTCCTCTCCGTTCCCCGCCTGTGGGTGAAATTCCAGCACGGTGTTCTGCAAAAACTGCCGAAGCAGAAGCTGGAGCGGTTGATGAAGATTCCGGTGGTCAACAAGTTGATCAAGAAGAAGGTCCTCAAGGGTCTGGGCCTGAGCAAAGTCAAGCTGGCGGGCAGTGGCTCAGCGCCGTTATCCAGCGATGTGCTCGATTGGTATCGCAACCTCGGCCTTGAGTTGCTCGAAGGCTACGGTATGTCCGAGAACTTCGCGTACTCTCACATGAATAAACCGGGCCGCTCACGCACCGGTTATGTGGGTGAGGCGCTGCCGGGTGTGGACGTCAAGATCAGCGAGCAGGGTGAAGTGCTGGTTAAGAGCCCGGCTACCATGATGGGCTATTACAAAGACGAAGAGAAAACCCGCGAAACCTTCACCGACGATGGCTTCCTTAAAACCGGAGACAAAGGCGAGATTGACGAGATGGGCCGTCTGAAGCTGACCGGTCGCATCAAGGAAATCTTCAAGACCAGCAAGGGCAAGTACATCGCGCCTGCACCCATTGAGAATCGTCTGATGTCCCACGACGCCATCGAGATGGTGTGCGTGTCTGGTGCTAATCAGACCCAGCCTCATGCACTGGTAATGCTTGGTGATGAGGTTCGTCCGAAAACCGCGGATGAAAATTTCCGTAAGGAGTTGGAGGCCAGCTTCAAGACCCTGATTCAGGAGGTCAACAAAACAGTTGATCCCCATGAGCAGCTTGCCTTCATCACCGTGGTGAGCGATGAGTGGTCGATTGAAAACAGCTTCCTGACCCCGACCCTGAAGCTCAAGCGGAATGTGGTCGAAGACGCCTATCAGGAAAAGGTCGATAACTGGTACGCACAGCGCCAGCCGGTGATCTGGCAGTGATGCCACGATGACACCTGGAGTGCCTCAAAAAGCCCGGCAATGCCGGGCTTTTTGCTGTCTGGAACCGACGTAAGTCGCATAGGGAAAAGTGGGCTGCGGGCATAAACTGGATTAAGATCAGGAGGATGATATGAGTCGGCTGAGTCTTTTCCAGAAACGCATCAATAACGAAATCCCGTTGTCGGAGGCGTTGGGCATTCGGTTGATTTCCTGGGATGGTCACGCTCTGTTACTTGCGGCACCCCTGGAGCCAAATCGTAACCACCAGGGTACCGGATTCGGTGGTAGCGTCTATTCTGCTGCGGTTACCGCCGCCTGGGGCTTGACCGAGTTGGCGTTGGGGGATCTGGGTCTTACCGGAGCGGTTGTTGTGCAAAGCGGCAATATTGATTATCTGGATCCCGTTGATCAGGATTTCTATGTGATTTGCCGGCTGCCCGCGGGGGAGATTCCGCCACGGTTCCGGAAAAGTTTGGCCCGTCACGGCAAGGGGCGTCTGGATCTCACTGCGGAAGTCTTCTGCGGCGAGCCAACCACCCAGCCCGAGCGCGAGCCGGTAGCCGTTTTTCAGGGTCGCTTCGTGGTCAAGGACGTGCGTTCCCGGGTCAGTTCCTGAGCCGCTGGCCCTGCAGGCTTAACCCATTGTTCTGGTCTTGGAGATGGAACGGCTCATCAGAATGATGGGAATAATACCCGCCAACACGATAATCAGGGCCGGCAGCGCGCTGTGGTAAAGCCGCTCGTCGGAGGCGAACTGGTACACGTACGTCGCCAGTGTTTCGAAATTGAAGGGCCGCAGAATCAGTGTGGCTGGTAACTCCTTCATGCAATCGACGAACACCACCAACGCTGCTGTCATCAGTGTGCCGCGAAGCATCGGCAGGTGCACGCGCACTAGCGTTTTGCCCGGCGTGTGGCCGAGCGAGCGTGATGCCATGTCCATGCTGGGAGTAATTTTCTGCAAAGCACTCTCGACACTGCCAGCCGAAACCGCCAGAAAACGCACGGTGTAGGCGAATACCAGGGCAAAGGTCGAGCCACTCAGTAGTAGACCGGTACTGAAGCCGAATAGGTCCCTGGTCAGGCTGTCCAGCCAATTGTCGAAGCCTGCCAGAGGTACGATAACGCCCACCGCGAGTACGGCGCCCGGCATCGCATAACCAAGACTCGACAGGCGCATGAGCACCTGCATGCCTTTGGTGTCATGCAATCGGCGGCTGTACGCCAGGGTGATGCCGATCAGCAGTGTCGTGAGTGCGGCTGTGCCAGAAAGGAGCAGGCTGTTCAGGGTGTTCTGGATGAAATCCGTATTCCAGCTCTCGCCAAAGTATTCCCAGGCGTACAGACCAAGGGTGAAGCCGGGAATGAGGAAGCCGAACAGCACCGGAATGGCACAAACCGCCAGGCATGCATATTGTCTTGGGGCCGACATGGTAAAGCGCCGGATGGGATCGCGGTTGTCGCGTGCGGCGAACTGTTGCTGTCGGCGCCGTGAATAACGCTCCAGCGTTACCAGGATAACCACGAAAATCAGCATGGTGGTCGCAATCTGGGCGGCGCCGCCCAGATTGCCCAGGTTCATCCAGGTGTCGAAGAGGCCGGCAGTCAGGGTTTGGACCGCAAAGAAGTCCACGGTCCCGAAGTCGTTCAGGGTTTCCATCAGTACCAGAGACAGACCCACCGCCACGGCCGGTCGGGCGATCGGCAGAACCACCCGGAAAAAGGTGCTCAGGGCGGAGTGCCCGAGGCTGCGGCTGACCGCAAACAGCGAAGGCGACTGCTCCAGGAACGCGGCCCGTGCCAGCAGGTACACGTAGGGATAGAGCACCAGTCCGATCATCAGGATGGCGCCTTCGAGGCTGCGAATTTCCGGGAACCAGTAGTCACTGGCGTTCTCCCAGCCGAACCAGTCCCGCAGATTCCTTTGGACCGGTCCGGCATAGTCCAGCAAGCTGGTGTAGACATAGGCGATGACGTAGGCGGGTACGGCGAAGGGCAGCAGCATCGCCCATTCGAAAAAGCGTCGGCCGGGGAATTCGCACATGGTGACGGCCCAGGCAGACGATAACCCGATGACCAGAGTCAATGCGCCCACGCCAAGCATCAACTGCAGTGTGGTTGAGAGGTAGCGGGGTAGGGTGGTATCCAGCAGGTGAGGCCAGATATTCTCTTCCGGGAAAAAGGCGAGGAAGATTACTGAGAGTACCGGCAGCGCTACGATCGTGGTCGTCAGGAAGGCGGCAATGAGCCAGTGCCGAGAGGTGCGTTTCGCCAGCAGGGGTTCGGTTAACCCTGGGTCAACTCTGCTAACGGCCTCGGTCATAGCGGTCCTGCGATTAGTACGAAATGAGAATGGCTGCCGATTGTAGACAGCTGAGGTGCTGCCTGCAATGGACAGACGTTGCTCACCACGATTAACAGGGGGCTATGAGAGCCGGCGTCGAACTTGGGCGACGCCGGCCCGGTTCCGGTTACTCGCCGTCGTAATCGACGCGGTCAACCAGCTTTACGACCGCGTTGCGGTTATTTGCAATTTCCTGCAGGGACAGCTGATCCGGGTTGATCTCGCCCCACTCAGCGACCAGGCCAGACGGTTGAACGTCAGGATTTGCCGGGTACTCGGTGTTGGCTTCCGCATAGATGCGCTGAGCTTCAGCCGACGACAGGAATTCCATCAGTTTGATGGCATTGTCACGATTTGGCGCGCTCTTGGTTAGCGCAATACCGCTGATGTTCACGTGGGTGCCACGACCCTCGGCATTTGGGAACACCAGTCGAACTTGCTCGGCAATGGCGCGCTGGTTCTCGTCCTGCAGCATGTTGCCGTAGTAATAGCTGTTGCCGATGGAAATGTCGCACACGCCCTCAGCAATCGCTTTGATCTGGTCACGGTCGCCGCCCTGGGGCTTGCGGGCGAGATTATCCTTCAGGCCTTCCAGCCAGGCTTTGGTGTCTGCTTCACCGTGATGAGCCAGCATCGAGGAGAACAGCGCGATATTGTATGGATGCTTGCCACTCCGTGTGCAGATGCGGTCATTCCACTTGTCATCGGCCAATTGCTCATAGGTGGTGATTTCGCCTTCTTCAACACGCTCCCTGGAGGTGAAGATCAGACGACCCCTGGTGGTCAGTGCGAACCACTTACCTTCGGGATGACGAAGGTTTTCAGGAATGTTCTCGTTAAGAACGTCATTTTCGACGCCCTGAACAAGATCGCGCTCAACCAGCTCGTTAATGCGGGAGATATCTACCGTCATCACCACGTCAGCAGGACTGTTGCGCCCTTCACGCTCCAGCCGCTCGGCCAGGCCTTTTTTCGCAAAGACGACATTCGCATCGATACCCGTTTCCTGCTCAAAGGCGTTCAGGAGTGGTTCCAGAAGATAGGCCTGGCGATAGGAGTAGATATTGACGTCGCCCTCGGCGGAAGCGGCGAGGGGCAGCGCAGTCAAAGTCATGGCTGCAGCAGCTGCGAGCTTCATGTGCATGGTCGTATCCTTGTGGCAAGATAATGTGGCTGTGTTAAGCGTAAGTGCACTTGGAATTAAAACGTCAACCATTCTCATTTGTATTGGTTCAGTAGTCAATATTATCGGTGGTCTATTTAACTGAAAATGGTGTTATGCTTCGGAAGACTATAAAAACTATGTAAAAAGTAGTGGGCAAGCCGATGACAGGGATCGACAGAAGAGAGTACATCCGCACTGCGATGAGCGCCAAAGTAAAGGTGGTACATCCGGAATTGGGTGAATTTACGTTTTCCACCCGGGACATTTCGGATGGTGGCGTGTTTATTATTGTTGATGCTCAGCCGTTCGAGCCAAGCATAGGTGATACTGTGACCGTTCAGGTCCAGGGCCTTCCGGTGCCTGCTCCGGTGCTTGAAATGGTGGTGGTGCGAAGAACCAATGACGGCCTGGGACTGCAGTTCGAACTCAGGGGCGCTTAGCATGAAAGGGCTGTGCCTGATGCTTGTCGCCGCCGTCAGCTCCGGTTGTGCTTCCTATCACTCCCATTATGCAATGTTTCCTGCCGAGAATTCTGCAGGAGAACCCCGTCAAATCCGACTGTCATGGCAAAGCGCCGATTACCCGAGCTGGTGGTTTGTCAGTGACAAGGCCACTGCAATTCGGGTTGAAACCCAATGCAGTGAGCGGGTGTGGAGGTTGCG from Marinobacter sp. LA51 carries:
- a CDS encoding adenosylcobalamin-dependent ribonucleoside-diphosphate reductase; translated protein: MNAKAQAVVTTIPMQEASLDIWNSKYQLKTKTGEPVDKDIKATYERVAKALSEVEDKSVREKHKKDFVWALQHGAIPAGRITSNAGAEAHKPATSTINCTVSGSVQDSMNDILEKNHEAGLTLKAGCGIGYEFSTLRPKGAYVAGAGATTSGPLSFMDIFDRMCFTVSSAGGRRGAQMATFDVHHPDVIDFIQAKREDGRLRQFNLSLLITEDFIEAVRNDDDWHLSFPVTQKEVEDEGLDLTDASQFVYRDFPILKGYVVNDEGKVACRIYRTLKAQFIWDTIMTSTYDYAEPGFILIDKVNQMNNNWFCEDIRATNPCGEQPLPPYGSCLLGSVNLTMFVDYPFTDKASFNYEKYRKVVGIFTRMLDNVVEINGLPLEEQRHEITYKRRHGMGILGLGSTLAMLRMPYGSEESVQFTEEVVREMAVEGWRQSLTLAEEKGVAPIMNDEFEITPKMLSKCPQLSEDGYKLGDKLKGRVLHAKYSKYMQQIASVEPKLVEELAEKGGRFTHHTSIAPTGTISLSLANNASNGIEPSFSHHYARNIIREGRKTKEKVDVFSFELLAYRHMVNSGAMPFSDDEDKKLPSYFTTSDDVTPSQHVDIQSAAQRWVDSSISKTANVPTDFAYQDFKDIYLYAYDMGLKGCTTFRFNPEAFQGVLVKEKDLENTEYEFTLDDGSKVTLKGNEQVEYDGEIHNAANLFDALKEGTYGKY
- a CDS encoding ABC transporter ATP-binding protein produces the protein MISTSDLRLTFGKGTPLENPALRGMSLTVNQGEFVTVIGSNGAGKSTFLNALSGEVLVDSGEIIVDNTDVTKLSTHKRAGQVARVFQDPLAGTCEALSIEENLALAIKRGQRRGLTAAVKKQYLEQFRDSLSSLNLGLENRLGDKMGLLSGGQRQAVSLLMASLTPSSILLLDEHTAALDPKTAAFVLELTTQIIEEQQLTALMVTHSMKQALEVGSRTVMLHQGQVVFDIAGKEREGLEVKDLLGLFEKQRGLSVDDDSLLLG
- a CDS encoding ABC transporter permease, coding for MLSEIALYGAIETGLIYGLVAFGIYISFRVLDFPDLTVDGSFPLGAAVAAILIIAGWNPWIATGAAILAGMAAGAVTALLNVKLKILNLLASILTMIALYSVNLRIMGRPNVALLTEETVLTPWYNLDLAYHLVPVLLFVIVVTVSLILLWRFMKSETGLAMRATGANPRMARAQGIATGAMIVLGVALSNGLVGLAGALFAQSQGAADVTMGVGVIVIGLASLIGGEAVITPSTVVRALLACVVGAIIYRLAIAFALNADFLGLQAQDLNLITAVLVTLAIVLPGVRTSVIGKLTRNKA
- a CDS encoding ABC transporter substrate-binding protein, with protein sequence MAKRTLRTLIGATLLAAAGLVQAQDVRTVAITQIVEHPALDAVYQGVKDELAAQGFKEGENLKVMHESAQGNSAIASQIARKFVGDSPDVIVAIATPSAQTVAAAARNVPVIFSAVTDPVGAKLVPALEASGTNISGVSDMLPIDKHLDMLLRVMPDAKRIGTVYNPGEANAVSLVNLLEERLAARDLELVKAAATKTSEVLGASRSLVGEVDAIYLTTDNTVISAVEAVISVGERASIPVFAADTATVSRGAVAALGFNYYNHGRQTGAMVARVLNGNKPGDMPVETMDTLDLFVNPAAAERMGITLSDDLIQDAKEVVKNDK
- a CDS encoding AMP-binding protein, whose protein sequence is MDTTSKLPLDMVYHWENTKANSLYMTQPIGDGKVVEYTWGRAVDEARRVAAYLKSLNLPEKSRIGLISKNCAQWVMTDWAIWMAGHISVPLYPTLNADTVNYILNHAECDVLFVGKLDDWDMMKPGVPESVRCISFPLSPPNDFESWDDIVAKYPPLEENIHRDPDELATIVYTSGSTGRPKGVMLSFRNMAFSAEGGTQVLGVGSEERMLSYLPLAHVFERTFVELGSLYTGFQLYFAESLDTFVQDLQRAQPTLFLSVPRLWVKFQHGVLQKLPKQKLERLMKIPVVNKLIKKKVLKGLGLSKVKLAGSGSAPLSSDVLDWYRNLGLELLEGYGMSENFAYSHMNKPGRSRTGYVGEALPGVDVKISEQGEVLVKSPATMMGYYKDEEKTRETFTDDGFLKTGDKGEIDEMGRLKLTGRIKEIFKTSKGKYIAPAPIENRLMSHDAIEMVCVSGANQTQPHALVMLGDEVRPKTADENFRKELEASFKTLIQEVNKTVDPHEQLAFITVVSDEWSIENSFLTPTLKLKRNVVEDAYQEKVDNWYAQRQPVIWQ
- a CDS encoding thioesterase domain-containing protein gives rise to the protein MSRLSLFQKRINNEIPLSEALGIRLISWDGHALLLAAPLEPNRNHQGTGFGGSVYSAAVTAAWGLTELALGDLGLTGAVVVQSGNIDYLDPVDQDFYVICRLPAGEIPPRFRKSLARHGKGRLDLTAEVFCGEPTTQPEREPVAVFQGRFVVKDVRSRVSS
- a CDS encoding ABC transporter permease, with amino-acid sequence MTEAVSRVDPGLTEPLLAKRTSRHWLIAAFLTTTIVALPVLSVIFLAFFPEENIWPHLLDTTLPRYLSTTLQLMLGVGALTLVIGLSSAWAVTMCEFPGRRFFEWAMLLPFAVPAYVIAYVYTSLLDYAGPVQRNLRDWFGWENASDYWFPEIRSLEGAILMIGLVLYPYVYLLARAAFLEQSPSLFAVSRSLGHSALSTFFRVVLPIARPAVAVGLSLVLMETLNDFGTVDFFAVQTLTAGLFDTWMNLGNLGGAAQIATTMLIFVVILVTLERYSRRRQQQFAARDNRDPIRRFTMSAPRQYACLAVCAIPVLFGFLIPGFTLGLYAWEYFGESWNTDFIQNTLNSLLLSGTAALTTLLIGITLAYSRRLHDTKGMQVLMRLSSLGYAMPGAVLAVGVIVPLAGFDNWLDSLTRDLFGFSTGLLLSGSTFALVFAYTVRFLAVSAGSVESALQKITPSMDMASRSLGHTPGKTLVRVHLPMLRGTLMTAALVVFVDCMKELPATLILRPFNFETLATYVYQFASDERLYHSALPALIIVLAGIIPIILMSRSISKTRTMG
- a CDS encoding Fe(3+) ABC transporter substrate-binding protein — protein: MHMKLAAAAAMTLTALPLAASAEGDVNIYSYRQAYLLEPLLNAFEQETGIDANVVFAKKGLAERLEREGRNSPADVVMTVDISRINELVERDLVQGVENDVLNENIPENLRHPEGKWFALTTRGRLIFTSRERVEEGEITTYEQLADDKWNDRICTRSGKHPYNIALFSSMLAHHGEADTKAWLEGLKDNLARKPQGGDRDQIKAIAEGVCDISIGNSYYYGNMLQDENQRAIAEQVRLVFPNAEGRGTHVNISGIALTKSAPNRDNAIKLMEFLSSAEAQRIYAEANTEYPANPDVQPSGLVAEWGEINPDQLSLQEIANNRNAVVKLVDRVDYDGE
- a CDS encoding PilZ domain-containing protein, encoding MTGIDRREYIRTAMSAKVKVVHPELGEFTFSTRDISDGGVFIIVDAQPFEPSIGDTVTVQVQGLPVPAPVLEMVVVRRTNDGLGLQFELRGA